One genomic segment of Musa acuminata AAA Group cultivar baxijiao chromosome BXJ3-3, Cavendish_Baxijiao_AAA, whole genome shotgun sequence includes these proteins:
- the LOC135587057 gene encoding acetyl-coenzyme A carboxylase carboxyl transferase subunit alpha, chloroplastic-like isoform X2 gives MDFTDQINLLESKYQKAVKDLYTQLTPIQLLHIACHPNRPTFLDHVLNITDKWVELHGGCAVYDDPAIVLGIESIDGKSYMLIGHQKGRNTKEHIQRNFGMLTPHGYWKTLHMMKYADHHGFPIITFIDTPGAFSDLRSEELGQGKAIAFNLRAMFGVKIPNVTVVIGEGGSGGALAIGCANKLYMLENSVFYVASPEACAAILWKTSQEAPKAAEKLKNTATITQPPNCVI, from the exons GCAGTGAAAGATCTGTACACACAATTAACTCCAATTCAACTATTGCATATTGCTTGTCATCCCAACAGACCAACATTCCTCGACCATGTTTTGAACATCACCGACAAG TGGGTTGAGCTCCATGGAGGCTGTGCAGTTTATGATGATCCTGCTATTGTTCTAGGTATAGAAAGTATAGATGGAAAAAGCTATATGTTAATTGGTCACCAGAAAGGCAGGAACACTAAGGAACATATTCAGCGTAACTTTGGAATGCTGACTCCACATGG CTACTGGAAAACCTTGCACATGATGAAGTATGCGGACCACCATGGATTTCCCATCATCACATTTATTGACACACCTGGGGCATTTTCTGATCTTAGATCTGAAGAACTTGGTCAG GGAAAAGCAATTGCCTTCAATTTAAGGGCCATGTTTGGCGTAAAGATTCCAAATGTTACCGTTGTGATTGGTGAAGGTGGATCTGGTGGAGCTCTTGCTATTGGCTGTGCAAATAAGTTATACATGTTGGAGAATTCTGTCTTTTATGTTGCCAG CCCAGAAGCATGTGCTGCAATTTTGTGGAAGACCTCTCAAGAAGCTCCAAAG GCAGCAGAGAAACTAAAAAACACAGCCACCATTACACAGCCACCAAACTGTGTAATTTAA